The genomic segment GACCGAAAGCAAAGATGCCGCTACAGGCAAAATTGGCGGCCATACCGCTAACTTTTTGCAAGTTTGGATCGAAGGCGCCGCATTGGAAGCGAATACACTCGTCGACGTAAAACTTATCGCTAATACTCCCGACGGTCTTGTCGGAAAGCTTGTAGAATAAAAGGACCCTCCAAAATGCATATTGAGATTGCGCAGCGCTTGCAAGCACATTCCCACCAAAAGGGAGCACGCTTTTATCTTCCTTGGGCCGACTGCGAAGTGATAGTATATCCCGCATTTCTTGAAGTTCCAAGCTTAGGCAAAATAGATCTCCCCTTCAAAGGGCCCATAGCACAGATAACCACCGCGCTAGATTTAGAACGGGGTAAACTGGAAATTTTTGGCTCAGCCCAAAATGGATATCAGCACGTGCCGGTTCACTATGATAGCAATACCTCAAAATTATTTACTGAACAGGGATCTATAGAAGTTCCCTCTAAGAAAGATAAATTTATCCCTAAAGAAAAGATCAGTTTTGGCAGCCATAAAGCACAAAACTGGAATAAAATGCTTTTAAGGAACGATCCGGCAGAATGGCTTCCGCATTGGCACCGGATGGCTCAGTGGGCAGGGGATATCACACAGACAATAGAAAGCGAAGACTCCCGCCTTTGGGATCAATACGAACTATGCTTCCAAGACTATTTTGTGCATGAAACGGATTTATGGAAAAAAATGGCTGTTGAAGCTCCTTCTTTCCTGGCTCCTTCGCCATTAATCCAGGGTGCTGCACACCTTCGTTCCATGCTTTTTAGAGAAAGAAAAGGCCAACTCTTCCTGCTCAATCACTTGCCGGAAGGTCTAGTTTGCGGCCGCTATATCAACGCCGTTTTCTCCTGGGGAACAGTCGATATGGAATGGAGCAAAGGACTTGTCCGTCGGATTATTATCCGAGCAGAAAAAAACCAGGAAATTGAATTGAATTTCCCCAAAGCCATAAAACACTATCGCTTATGTAATTCTTTCACAAAGAACGTTTTAACTAATGAGAATTATAAACCTATCACTTTGACCGCTCAAACAGAATATTATCTGGATAGATTTGAAAAATAGCCTCTTATCGGTTATCGTGAAAGAATCAATATAACTTACCTGATAAAACCAGCTATGCACCCCTCTCCATTTTTAACTATGGATATTTCATTTCTTGAAACAGGTTCAACCGATCCCCACTCCATCTTGGGATTGCATATCCTTGGTCAAAACCCTCACTCAAAAGTGATCCGTATTTGGAGGCCCGGTGCCAAAGAAGTATTCATAACAATCCGCGGGGTGCCTCAAACGCTTGCCTGTGTTAATCCTGCAGGATTATTTGAATTGGAAGTCTCCGCCGACATTCAACCCGGTGATTACCAAATTTGGCATAACTCATCCCTCTCAGCACGCGATCCTTATTCTTTTACGCCCAGTCTGGGTGAAACAGACCGTTACCTTTTTAATAAAGGTGTACATTATAGACTTTATGATGTCCTCGGAGCTAAGCTTGCTACTCATGAAGGCGTGCGCGGAGTCCGCTTTGCCGTATGGGCTCCTTCCGCTTCCCGCGTGGCATTGGTCGCTGATTTCAACCATTGGGATGGAAGAGTTAATCCGATGCGCCCCTGGGGCAATAGCGGCATCTGGGAGCTTTTTGTGCCCGGCTTGCGTGAAGGTGAAAAATATAAGTTCGAGATCAGGGACCAGCAAGGCAATATCCAAATAAAATCCGATCCGTTTGCATTCCAGAGTGAAATGCGCCCCAGTACAGCTTCAATTGTAGCAGATGTCAACAAGTTCCTTTGGGAAGATTACGCCTGGCTAGAAAAGCGCTATCACGAAAAAAATACACCAAAACCCATGAATATCTATGAAGTGCATCTAGGTTCATGGAAAACACACAATGGCCATTTCAAAAACTACAGGGAATTAGCCGTAGAGCTCGCAGACTATTGTACGGAAATGGGATTCACACATATCGAACTCATGCCTATACTGGAGCACCCTTTAGATGAGTCTTGGGGATATCAAGTCTCCGGATATTACTCCGTCACCTCCCGATATGGCACTCCGGAGGATTTCCAATGGTTTGTCAATCACCTCCATTTGCACAATATCGGTGTCCTTCTAGATTGGGTACCGGGCCATTTCCCAATGGATGATTTTGGATTAAGCCGTTTTGATGGCACGGCCCTCTTTGAACATGAAGATCCCAAGCAGGGCTACCATCCACACTGGCATACCCATATATTCAATTTTGGAAGACACGAAGTTTCAAATTTCCTCATCGCCAACGCCCTCTACTGGTTCGATGTCATGCATATTGACGGCTTGCGTGTGGATGCAGTTGCCTCTATGCTATACCTGGACTACGGACGCGAAGAAGGGGGTTGGGTACCCAATGCCTATGGCGGAAAAGAAAATCTTGAGGCGATCGAATTCATTAAACATTTGAATTCTGCCGTCCATAAATCCTTTCCCGGAATTTTGATGATTGCAGAAGAATCTACCTCTTTTACCGGGGTGACCCACCCTGTAGATCACGGCGGTTTAGGCTTCGATTATAAATGGAACATGGGCTGGATGAATGACACCCTAAGTTATTTTAACACCGATATGATCTTCCGCCATTATCACCACAATAACCTGACTTTTGGACAACTTTACAGCTATTCAGAAAAATTTATCCTCGTCTTTTCGCATGATGAAGTCGTCCACGGAAAAGGCAGCTTGATCAGTAAAATGCCGGGAGACATCTGGCAACGTTTTGCAAATCTTCGTTTACTCTATAGCTACATGATATGCCAACCGGGAAAAAAACTGCTCTTCATGGGGGGAGAAATAGCCCAATGGAACGAGTGGTGGTGCAAACGTGAAATCGAATGGGATCTTTTAAAGTTTCCTTACCACAGCGGCATCCAACGAATGGTCAAAGAGATAAACCATATCTACCATAATGAAAGCGCCCTTTGGGAGCGTGATCACGACTATACAGGATTTGAATGGGTAGACTTTAGTGACACTCAAAATAGTGTCATAAGCTACCTAAGAAAAAGCGCCAACTCCACATTGCTATGCGTACATTGTTTCACGCCTAATATGAATCCACACTATTCTATAAACCTCCATAACGTTGAACATATCGAACAAATCTTCAATAGTGACGCCTCCTCCTATGGAGGGGCCGACAATCATAATACCCATCCAAAAATATATTCAGATAAGATTGAAATAGTCCTAGCTCCACTAGCCACAGTCATCTTTCGCATTCATTGGAAAAAATAAACATGCATCGTCCTACATCTCATACAGAATATCTTGCGCTATGCAAAGAAATTTGGAGCCATAACCGCCTCTATTATCAACAGCACGCTCCCCAAGTTAGCGATAAAGAATATGACCGTCTATATGCCCTGCTAGAACAATGCGAAAAAGATCACCCCGAATGGATTTTTCCCGGTTCCCCAACGCAACGTGTTGCCGAGGGCCTTTCCGGAGCTTTTCCTACCGTCGCGCACAAAAGCCCTATGCTCTCTCTCTCCAACACCTACAATAGGGAGGAAGTGCAAGACTTTATCCAAAGAGTGAAAAAGCTTTTAGAAATTCCCGATCCTGTATTTTGCTGTGAATTAAAAATGGATGGTATTGCCATCTCAGCCAAATACGAAAATGGTATTTTTGTTCAAGGCACCACACGCGGCGATGGTAAGACCGGTGACGATGTCACAATTAATATGCGGACGATCCAGTCATTGCCTCTGCAGCTTCCTATGGACAATCCACCCGCTATTCTGGAAGTTAGAGGCGAAGTCTTCATGCCACATTCAGTCTTTCACCAAGCAAATGCCGCTAAAGCTGCTCAAAGTGAAGAACTATGGGCTAACCCCCGTAATGCCGCCGCCGGATCGCTCAAACTTCTTGATCCGAAAGAAGCCGCTCGCCGAAAGCTTTCGATCGTGTTCTACGGTTTAGGCAACACTAAAGGCCTTCCTGTCAAAACTCAATCACAAGTCCACGATTTCCTCGAAAAATGCGGCCTTCCGACGCTAGCACTAAGAAACCATTGTAAAACACTCGAGGAAATCTTTGACTTTGCTCGAAAAGTTGCCGACGCTCGCCCAACTCTCCCTTTCGATATCGATGGCATAGTCATCAAACTCGATTCATTGGAGGGACAACAGCATCTCGGTACTACAGCTAAAGCCCCGCGTTGGGCTGTCGCCTATAAATTCGCTGCTGAACAAGCCACAACAAAAATCCATGCGATAACTGTTCAAGTAGGACGCACCGGCGTGCTGACGCCTGTCGCTGAACTAGACCCCGTTAAGCTGGCCGGCAGCACAATCGCGCGCGCGACTCTCCATAACTACGACGAAATCAAGAGAAAGGATATCCGTGTAGGCGACCTCGTCACAATTGAGAAAGGCGGGGACGTCATCCCCAAAGTCGTAGGTGTAGATCTAAGCGGCAGGGGAGAACACTCAAAACCATGGCATATGCCCAATGAATGCCCCGTATGCGGTACTGCAGTTGTTCAGGTGCAGGGAGAAGTCGCAGTGCGATGTCCCAATACTAAAGGATGCCCGGAACAACAGTTACGCCGGCTTTTCCACTTTGTCAGTAAAGGCGGCATGGATATCGATACTTTAGGAGAAAAGGTTCTTGAACAACTTATCCAAAAAGGTTTTGTACAGAAACTTCCCGATATTTATCGGCTTAATGCAGAACAACTTTTCCAGTTGGAAGGTTTTAAACAAAAATCAGTCGAAAACCTCCTAAACGCTATTGAAACCTCTAAGAAAGTTCCGTTGACCCGTTTCCTTCTTGCTTTAGGCATAAAACATGTAGGGGAGGGAATAGCTGAACTTTTAGCGGAAAAATCTGCCACGATACAAGGATTAAGCGCTTTGACCACCCAAGATCTATTGTCCATAGACGGGATAGGTGAAAAAGTCGCAGAATCCGTCCTCAGCTTCTTTGCAGACTCCGAACATCGTGAAGAAATAGATGAATTATTATCTTTAGGGGTTAATCCAATACAAGAAACACGTCAAATTCAATACAATCCATTTTTTCAAAATAAAACATTTGTAATTACCGGAACTCTACCAACGCTATCGCGACAGGAAGCTATAGAAGCGATTAAGTCCAGGGGTGGCAAAGTGACGGATTCCGTTACTAAAAAAACAGATTGTTTATTAGCAGGTGAAGCGGCAGGTTCAAAGTTAAATAAAGCTCAATTATTAGGAATTGAAATAATTGACGAAAAAACCTTCTTAAGTTACTGTTAATTGTATTTTTTTTGGATTAGTATAAATGTTTTTAAATGGTATTTGCAATTCATGTTATAGTTGGATTTCCCGCTTTCTGGGCTCCAAAACATGGTCTTTGCCACAATACTTGTTTAATAAAATATTTAATAGTGAACTTGATAATCCTGATATTAATTGGAATGCTACTAATTATCAATGGTCCTTTATTTCTCAAGAAGAGAGTGCTGCCGAGATAAAGAAAAACCTTTATAAATATGTGATGGCTGCTGTACCTAAATCAGAAAATACAGCCTGGATCACTCCTTTTAACATTGGATTACTCAGCGCATCTCAATTAGGGTTGGATTTAGAGAAGCTCCCCGGCACAATCGAAATTAAAGATAACTCTTTAGTGGACTACTCTACCGGGCTTAAAGCCATCGTCGCAGAATCGGCATGTAGTAACGAAATCCTAGTAGGATTCGGTGCTGCCGACTCCCTCTTAAGTGATGTTTCCCCAAGTAAAGGCCTCAAGTATATCTTCAGTGCAGGCGTCAGTCTTCTGGGCGGTACCCCTCTGATCTATTCCCAAGCCGAAAAAATTGTCGCAGCTCTGAAAGAAAAATACCCCGATAAAAAGATAATTTTATCCGGAACATGCTTAGGCGCTTCATTAGCGGAATATGCCGCCTTTCAAAATGGAGTCAAGGCTTACTGTGTTAATTCACTGCCTTTAGGGGTTGGCTTGCAAGCGGAAATCGGCAATGCTAAACTCAGGGAACATCATAATAAAGTACACCATGTCACCGTTTCTAATGAACTATTCGGCGACCGCCCCTGGATCACCATCCTTGATAAAATCTTCAGTTTCTTAGGTTTCAGGACCGCCGCAAACTTTGGCCTAAGGTTCTCTATCCCTTGTACCTATAACTCCGCTATCCTCGACCATAGCTATCCCTTGGATGCTGTTGTTAAAGTGATTGTTCCCGATCATAAAGCTTCTGCTGAAACTAAAAATAAGCGCAGGCGCATCTCTAATGTTTATAACAAGCATATCAACGGTCTGATCGAAAATGGGACAGTCCAGCGGCCTAAAAATCGTGTTCAGTGACGTCTGTCAGTAGAGCGGTTCTCCGCTCGGCGCCTCCCGGCAAGAAGTTGCCTGTAGTATGGTTTGTGAAGTGTTTTATGAACGCAAAGGCGCAAAGAACGCAGAGAAGCTCCGCCCCGCATTAGCTTGTCACTAAGACGATTGTTTCGTACCGATCACACATCGCCGCGGTCCCCCGCGGGACCGCAGCGCCGACGTTGACATGCTCGCTGACGCGATCACGTCAAACATTAACACCACACCGTAAATATTCAGTATTTTGCAGGATAAACCCAAATGGAAACAGCTCATTCTGGTGACGGTATCTGGCATTAAGTTCACTAACATGTCTCTGCTGTGAAAACCGCGATTTTGTTTTTTCTATGGAGTGTCTTGATATCCTTGACGTGATCGCGCAAGCGGGCATGTCAACGTCGGCGCCGCGGTCCTGTGGGGGACCGTGGCGATGAGAGATCGGAACGAAAACAACTATGCCCGTGACGAGCCAATGTAGGGCGGAGCTTCTCTGCGTTCTTTGCGTTTAAATAAAAGACCACACAAACCACCCTAGGAGCAAACATCATGCCGGGCGGAACGAGCTTGCTATGAATTAATGACTCTTAACCCCGACATCTTGACTCCTCTATCCTGAGCCGCCACATGATAAGGTGTCGACAGCTCACCTAAAAGGGTCTGATGCGAATAACTATGCACTTTGACTTTCTGCAGCGTCCCAATTAAGGAGGGATCTCCAGGGAAAAGTACGTTTTTCCAGCAAGTCGTCCTTCCCTTAAGCATAGACGCATCCCTGAAATTCACGCATTCCACTAAGACTTCTACCTCTGTTCCTAAAAAGGCTTGCCTCTTCCTTGCATAGATCTCGTCCTGGATCGCCATCAACTCCTGCAGGCGCTCTTCTTTCTCTATCTCGGATACAGTCTCCTTCCAACGCATCGCAGGTGTGCCTTTACGCTGACTAAACGCAAACAGAAAGGCTACGTCAAATTCTACTTCCTGCAGGATTTTCTTTGTTTCCAAGAAATCCTCATGTGTCTCTGTAGGAAAACCTACAATCACATCTGTTCCAAAGGCGACATTCGGTAAATATTCTTTCAGCATCCGCACTTTTTCCATATACTGTTCAATCGTATAAATACGGTGCATTTTTTTCAGCACTCTATTGGAACCTGCTTGAAAGGGGAAGTGGACAAAGTTGCACATCTTCTTTATGTCGCGCAATGCTATCATCAACTCTTCGGTGATATCCACAGGATGGCTTGTCATAAAGCGGATACGCTCAATCCCTTCGATAGGGGCTATGCGGTATAATAAATCGTGAAATAAGCAATTCCATTCGGGATGGTCTTTTCCATAACTGTTAACGTTTTGTCCAAGTAACGAGATCTCTTTATATCCTAAATTCGCTAAGCGCCGGCACTCTTCAATAATGCTTTCGGGTGCTCTAGAAACCTCCGGTCCACGTGTATATGGCACAACGCAATAGGTGCAGAACTTATCGCATCCGCGGCTAATGGAGATATGCGCTTTGACTTTATCTTCTCTTTTAGTCGCAGCATAATCTAACTCAAAGGTAAATTTATCATCTGTCCTGAATGCCTGCTTACCTGTCGACAAGACCTCATCCAACACATTATTCAAATCGTGGATATTATTGGTTCCTAATACAAAATCGATGTTAGGGACTTTCTGGAATAAGGAATCTTTCTTTGCATTCGCCATACATCCTGTAACGCCTATCAATGCACGCTTATTACTCCTGCCGAGTCGGCCCAATTTCCCCAATACTTTGCGCTCTGCCAAGTCGCGGATAGAACAGGTATTGAATATCAATAGATCCGCTTCTTCCTCTTCGTCAACTTTTTCTAACCCACGCTGCTCCAACATCCCTGCCATAATTTCACTGTCCAACTCGTTCATCTGGCAGCCATAAGTGCGGACATAGAACTTCTTCAATTCTCTCATTACATTCATCCTTGTGAGTTTATCCTAACATCATAGAGTTTCGACAAAGTTTTTTTCAACCTTGAGAAGGATAAGAAAACAATTGGCAAAAACGTCTTAAAAAGTTATCATCACTCGTAACATCTATAAAATGTAAGATTTGGAAGTAATATGCTGCACCAAAATAAGACCTTTATGGCAAAAAATGAAGAAACGGACCTCGTATGGTTCGTTTTGGACGC from the Parachlamydiales bacterium genome contains:
- the glgB gene encoding 1,4-alpha-glucan branching protein GlgB translates to MHPSPFLTMDISFLETGSTDPHSILGLHILGQNPHSKVIRIWRPGAKEVFITIRGVPQTLACVNPAGLFELEVSADIQPGDYQIWHNSSLSARDPYSFTPSLGETDRYLFNKGVHYRLYDVLGAKLATHEGVRGVRFAVWAPSASRVALVADFNHWDGRVNPMRPWGNSGIWELFVPGLREGEKYKFEIRDQQGNIQIKSDPFAFQSEMRPSTASIVADVNKFLWEDYAWLEKRYHEKNTPKPMNIYEVHLGSWKTHNGHFKNYRELAVELADYCTEMGFTHIELMPILEHPLDESWGYQVSGYYSVTSRYGTPEDFQWFVNHLHLHNIGVLLDWVPGHFPMDDFGLSRFDGTALFEHEDPKQGYHPHWHTHIFNFGRHEVSNFLIANALYWFDVMHIDGLRVDAVASMLYLDYGREEGGWVPNAYGGKENLEAIEFIKHLNSAVHKSFPGILMIAEESTSFTGVTHPVDHGGLGFDYKWNMGWMNDTLSYFNTDMIFRHYHHNNLTFGQLYSYSEKFILVFSHDEVVHGKGSLISKMPGDIWQRFANLRLLYSYMICQPGKKLLFMGGEIAQWNEWWCKREIEWDLLKFPYHSGIQRMVKEINHIYHNESALWERDHDYTGFEWVDFSDTQNSVISYLRKSANSTLLCVHCFTPNMNPHYSINLHNVEHIEQIFNSDASSYGGADNHNTHPKIYSDKIEIVLAPLATVIFRIHWKK
- the ligA gene encoding NAD-dependent DNA ligase LigA, encoding MHRPTSHTEYLALCKEIWSHNRLYYQQHAPQVSDKEYDRLYALLEQCEKDHPEWIFPGSPTQRVAEGLSGAFPTVAHKSPMLSLSNTYNREEVQDFIQRVKKLLEIPDPVFCCELKMDGIAISAKYENGIFVQGTTRGDGKTGDDVTINMRTIQSLPLQLPMDNPPAILEVRGEVFMPHSVFHQANAAKAAQSEELWANPRNAAAGSLKLLDPKEAARRKLSIVFYGLGNTKGLPVKTQSQVHDFLEKCGLPTLALRNHCKTLEEIFDFARKVADARPTLPFDIDGIVIKLDSLEGQQHLGTTAKAPRWAVAYKFAAEQATTKIHAITVQVGRTGVLTPVAELDPVKLAGSTIARATLHNYDEIKRKDIRVGDLVTIEKGGDVIPKVVGVDLSGRGEHSKPWHMPNECPVCGTAVVQVQGEVAVRCPNTKGCPEQQLRRLFHFVSKGGMDIDTLGEKVLEQLIQKGFVQKLPDIYRLNAEQLFQLEGFKQKSVENLLNAIETSKKVPLTRFLLALGIKHVGEGIAELLAEKSATIQGLSALTTQDLLSIDGIGEKVAESVLSFFADSEHREEIDELLSLGVNPIQETRQIQYNPFFQNKTFVITGTLPTLSRQEAIEAIKSRGGKVTDSVTKKTDCLLAGEAAGSKLNKAQLLGIEIIDEKTFLSYC
- the miaB gene encoding tRNA (N6-isopentenyl adenosine(37)-C2)-methylthiotransferase MiaB — protein: MRELKKFYVRTYGCQMNELDSEIMAGMLEQRGLEKVDEEEEADLLIFNTCSIRDLAERKVLGKLGRLGRSNKRALIGVTGCMANAKKDSLFQKVPNIDFVLGTNNIHDLNNVLDEVLSTGKQAFRTDDKFTFELDYAATKREDKVKAHISISRGCDKFCTYCVVPYTRGPEVSRAPESIIEECRRLANLGYKEISLLGQNVNSYGKDHPEWNCLFHDLLYRIAPIEGIERIRFMTSHPVDITEELMIALRDIKKMCNFVHFPFQAGSNRVLKKMHRIYTIEQYMEKVRMLKEYLPNVAFGTDVIVGFPTETHEDFLETKKILQEVEFDVAFLFAFSQRKGTPAMRWKETVSEIEKEERLQELMAIQDEIYARKRQAFLGTEVEVLVECVNFRDASMLKGRTTCWKNVLFPGDPSLIGTLQKVKVHSYSHQTLLGELSTPYHVAAQDRGVKMSGLRVINS